One region of Juglans microcarpa x Juglans regia isolate MS1-56 chromosome 7S, Jm3101_v1.0, whole genome shotgun sequence genomic DNA includes:
- the LOC121240877 gene encoding uncharacterized protein LOC121240877, whose amino-acid sequence MEWCNHCQRSCDEVCMFGFISCPTCGKVLAEVGARKSSYLIKARQKRMKRVKKEKEKKKKLVDATEPDYSSCSSSPSIPESKVPTECSQKATDKNKIIERYNFRFLSFAFTKKSLT is encoded by the exons ATGGAATGGTGCAATCATTGCCAAAGAAGCTGCGACGAAGTATGCATGTTTGGCTTCAT TTCCTGTCCTACATGTGGAAAGGTTCTTGCAGAAGTTGGTGCTAGGAAAAGTTCTTACTTGATTAAAGCCAGACAGAAGAGAATGAAAAGAGtaaagaaggagaaggagaagaagaagaagctagtAGATGCAACAGAACCAGACTATTCCAGTTGTTCTTCGAGTCCCTCAATCCCTGAAAGCAAAGTTCCAACTGAATGTTCCCAGAAAGCAACTGACAAGAATAAGATCATTGAAAGGTATAATTTCAGGTTCCTTTCCTTTGCTTTCACAAAAAAGTCTTTGACTTAG